From a single Molothrus ater isolate BHLD 08-10-18 breed brown headed cowbird chromosome Z, BPBGC_Mater_1.1, whole genome shotgun sequence genomic region:
- the ZNF131 gene encoding zinc finger protein 131 isoform X4, translating into MKTHSTENYKCDICNKRYLRESALKQHLTCYHLDEGGASKKQRPGKKIHVCQYCDKQFDHFGHFKEHLRKHTGEKPFECPNCHERFARNSTLKCHLTACQSGAGAKKGRKKLYECQVCNSVFNSWDQFKDHLVIHTGDKPNHCTLCDLWFMQGSELRRHLKEMHNISELLVTEEVLPVEAMEAEPVTSMTIIEQVEQVHVLPVIQVQVDPAQVTVEQMHQDLIQDNQVKGTQMEELQEQVQISYLEVEHIQTEQGAEVHVEQLHVEHVNQIQMEEVQAELIDGTDLEQVEYRSVDQGEAEEKDHNEADDADKEHHEQAEDLETQQLVDTQNAKVDE; encoded by the exons ATGAAAACACACTCTACTGAGAATTACAAATGTGACATATGCAATAAAAGATACCTACGAGAGAGTGCTTTGAAACAGCACCTCACCTGTTACCACCTTGATGAAGGTGGTGCCAGCAAGAAGCAAAGACCTGGCAAGAAAATACATGTATGCCAGTACTGTGACAAGCAGTTTGACCATTTTGGGCATTTTAAAGAGCACCTTCGGAAGCACACAG GTGAAAAACCCTTTGAATGTCCAAACTGCCATGAACGTTTTGCTCGGAATAGCACACTGAAATGTCACCTGACAGCCTGTCAGTCTGGAGCTGGTGctaaaaagggaagaaagaagctGTATGAATGTCAG GTTTGTAACAGCGTATTTAACAGCTGGGATCAGTTCAAAGACCACTTGGTAATTCACACTGGTGACAAACCCAACCACTGTACCTTATGTGATCTGTGGTTTATGCAAGGCAGTGAGCTGAGAAGGCATCTCAAAGAAATGCACAATATTTCAGAACTATTAGTGACAGAAGAGGTTCTTCCAGTGGAAGCTATGGAAGCTGAACCAGTAACGTCAATGACTATAATAGAACAAGTTGAGCAAGTCCATGTCCTACCAGTAATTCAGGTACAAGTGGATCCTGCACAGGTAACTGTGGAGCAGATGCACCAGGATCTCATACAGGACAATCAAGTAAAAGGCACACAGATGGAGGAACTGCAGGAACAGGTGCAGATTAGTTACTTGGAAGTTGAACACATTCAGACTGAACAAGGTGCTGAAGTTCATGTGGAGCAGTTACATGTCGAGCATGTAAATCAAATACAGATGGAAGAAGTACAAGCAGAACTTATAGATGGAACAGACCTTGAACAAGTAGAATATCGAAGTGTTGAtcaaggagaagcagaagaaaaggatcATAATGAAGCAGATGATGCAGATAAGGAACATCATGAGCAAGCTGAAGACTTAGAAACACAACAATTAGTGGATACACAAAATGCAAAAGTGGATGAGTAG
- the ZNF131 gene encoding zinc finger protein 131 isoform X2, whose translation MSLSRKLHRQLKRSTLCRSSVSPLISGNLDRFCPYPSAALFSRLYFSLTLLLNMCCSAQCDRGFYNECSKNAATPFRYTTRPFAMEAEETMECIQEFPEHYKVILDRLNEQREQDQFTDITLIVDGHHFKAHKAVLAACSQFFHKFFQDFTQEPLVEIEGVSNMAFRHLIEFTYTAKLMVQGEEEANDVWKAAEYLQMLEAIKALEIRNKENSSPLESNEAQGKNKPKKRKIAETSNVITETLPSAESEPVEIEVEIAEGTMKVEDDSIETLEEVASAEQSIKYIQTTGTSDESALALLADITSKYRQGERKCQMQEEGDSATDPSCKQEHMKTHSTENYKCDICNKRYLRESALKQHLTCYHLDEGGASKKQRPGKKIHVCQYCDKQFDHFGHFKEHLRKHTGEKPFECPNCHERFARNSTLKCHLTACQSGAGAKKGRKKLYECQVCNSVFNSWDQFKDHLVIHTGDKPNHCTLCDLWFMQGSELRRHLKEMHNISELLVTEEVLPVEAMEAEPVTSMTIIEQVEQVHVLPVIQVQVDPAQVTVEQMHQDLIQDNQVKGTQMEELQEQVQISYLEVEHIQTEQGAEVHVEQLHVEHVNQIQMEEVQAELIDGTDLEQVEYRSVDQGEAEEKDHNEADDADKEHHEQAEDLETQQLVDTQNAKVDE comes from the exons ATGAGTCTTTCAAGGAAATTGCACAGACAATTGAAGCGGTCCACTCTCTGTCGCTCATCTGTGAGCCCACTCATAAGTGGGAATTTGGATCGCTTCTGTCCATATCCCTcagctgctttattttcccGACTGTACTTTTCACTCACGCTCTTACTGAACATGTGCTGTTCTGCGCAGTGTGACCGAGGTTTTTACAATGAGTGCTCAAAGAACGCTGCAACACCATTTAGATACACA ACCAGGCCTTTTGCCATGGAAGCTGAGGAAACGATGGAATGTATCCAGGAATTCCCTGAGCACTATAAAGTTATTTTGGATAGGCTGAATGAACAACGTGAGCAGGACCAGTTTACAGATATCACTCTGATCGTCGATG GTCACCATTTTAAAGCTCATAAGGCAGTTCTTGCTGCCTGTAGCCAGTTCTTCCACAAATTCTTCCAAGATTTCACTCAGGAGCCTTTGGTGGAGATTGAAG GTGTAAGTAACATGGCATTTCGTCACCTAATTGAGTTCACCTATACAGCAAAGCTAATGGTACAAGGTGAGGAAGAAGCAAATGATGTTTGGAAAGCTGCAGAGTATCTACAGATGCTGGAAGCAATCAAAGCACTTGAAATCAG gaacaaagaaaattcaTCACCCTTAGAATCAAATGAAGCACAAGGTAAAAATAAACCGAAAAAGAGGAAGATTGCTGAAACCTCTAATGTTATCACAGAAACACTGCCATCTGCAGAATCAGAGCCTGTTGAAATTGAGGTTGAGATTGCTGAAGGGACGATGAAAGTGGAGGATGACAGCATTGAAACCCTTGAAGAAGTAGCTTCTGCAGAGCAATCCATAAAGTACATACAGACAACAGGTACATCAGATGAATCTGCTTTGGCTCTTTTGGCAGATATCACCAGCAAGTATCgtcagggagagagaaaatgccAGATGCAAGAAGAAGGTGATAGTGCAACTGACCCCTCGTGCAAACAG GAACACATGAAAACACACTCTACTGAGAATTACAAATGTGACATATGCAATAAAAGATACCTACGAGAGAGTGCTTTGAAACAGCACCTCACCTGTTACCACCTTGATGAAGGTGGTGCCAGCAAGAAGCAAAGACCTGGCAAGAAAATACATGTATGCCAGTACTGTGACAAGCAGTTTGACCATTTTGGGCATTTTAAAGAGCACCTTCGGAAGCACACAG GTGAAAAACCCTTTGAATGTCCAAACTGCCATGAACGTTTTGCTCGGAATAGCACACTGAAATGTCACCTGACAGCCTGTCAGTCTGGAGCTGGTGctaaaaagggaagaaagaagctGTATGAATGTCAG GTTTGTAACAGCGTATTTAACAGCTGGGATCAGTTCAAAGACCACTTGGTAATTCACACTGGTGACAAACCCAACCACTGTACCTTATGTGATCTGTGGTTTATGCAAGGCAGTGAGCTGAGAAGGCATCTCAAAGAAATGCACAATATTTCAGAACTATTAGTGACAGAAGAGGTTCTTCCAGTGGAAGCTATGGAAGCTGAACCAGTAACGTCAATGACTATAATAGAACAAGTTGAGCAAGTCCATGTCCTACCAGTAATTCAGGTACAAGTGGATCCTGCACAGGTAACTGTGGAGCAGATGCACCAGGATCTCATACAGGACAATCAAGTAAAAGGCACACAGATGGAGGAACTGCAGGAACAGGTGCAGATTAGTTACTTGGAAGTTGAACACATTCAGACTGAACAAGGTGCTGAAGTTCATGTGGAGCAGTTACATGTCGAGCATGTAAATCAAATACAGATGGAAGAAGTACAAGCAGAACTTATAGATGGAACAGACCTTGAACAAGTAGAATATCGAAGTGTTGAtcaaggagaagcagaagaaaaggatcATAATGAAGCAGATGATGCAGATAAGGAACATCATGAGCAAGCTGAAGACTTAGAAACACAACAATTAGTGGATACACAAAATGCAAAAGTGGATGAGTAG
- the ZNF131 gene encoding zinc finger protein 131 isoform X1, with translation MSLSRKLHRQLKRSTLCRSSVSPLISGNLDRFCPYPSAALFSRLYFSLTLLLNMCCSAQCDRGFYNECSKNAATPFRYTTRPFAMEAEETMECIQEFPEHYKVILDRLNEQREQDQFTDITLIVDGHHFKAHKAVLAACSQFFHKFFQDFTQEPLVEIEGVSNMAFRHLIEFTYTAKLMVQGEEEANDVWKAAEYLQMLEAIKALEIRNKENSSPLESNEAQGKNKPKKRKIAETSNVITETLPSAESEPVEIEVEIAEGTMKVEDDSIETLEEVASAEQSIKYIQTTGTSDESALALLADITSKYRQGERKCQMQEEGDSATDPSCKQVEGIEIVELQLSHMNNLFHCEKCNRSFKLFYHFKEHMKTHSTENYKCDICNKRYLRESALKQHLTCYHLDEGGASKKQRPGKKIHVCQYCDKQFDHFGHFKEHLRKHTGEKPFECPNCHERFARNSTLKCHLTACQSGAGAKKGRKKLYECQVCNSVFNSWDQFKDHLVIHTGDKPNHCTLCDLWFMQGSELRRHLKEMHNISELLVTEEVLPVEAMEAEPVTSMTIIEQVEQVHVLPVIQVQVDPAQVTVEQMHQDLIQDNQVKGTQMEELQEQVQISYLEVEHIQTEQGAEVHVEQLHVEHVNQIQMEEVQAELIDGTDLEQVEYRSVDQGEAEEKDHNEADDADKEHHEQAEDLETQQLVDTQNAKVDE, from the exons ATGAGTCTTTCAAGGAAATTGCACAGACAATTGAAGCGGTCCACTCTCTGTCGCTCATCTGTGAGCCCACTCATAAGTGGGAATTTGGATCGCTTCTGTCCATATCCCTcagctgctttattttcccGACTGTACTTTTCACTCACGCTCTTACTGAACATGTGCTGTTCTGCGCAGTGTGACCGAGGTTTTTACAATGAGTGCTCAAAGAACGCTGCAACACCATTTAGATACACA ACCAGGCCTTTTGCCATGGAAGCTGAGGAAACGATGGAATGTATCCAGGAATTCCCTGAGCACTATAAAGTTATTTTGGATAGGCTGAATGAACAACGTGAGCAGGACCAGTTTACAGATATCACTCTGATCGTCGATG GTCACCATTTTAAAGCTCATAAGGCAGTTCTTGCTGCCTGTAGCCAGTTCTTCCACAAATTCTTCCAAGATTTCACTCAGGAGCCTTTGGTGGAGATTGAAG GTGTAAGTAACATGGCATTTCGTCACCTAATTGAGTTCACCTATACAGCAAAGCTAATGGTACAAGGTGAGGAAGAAGCAAATGATGTTTGGAAAGCTGCAGAGTATCTACAGATGCTGGAAGCAATCAAAGCACTTGAAATCAG gaacaaagaaaattcaTCACCCTTAGAATCAAATGAAGCACAAGGTAAAAATAAACCGAAAAAGAGGAAGATTGCTGAAACCTCTAATGTTATCACAGAAACACTGCCATCTGCAGAATCAGAGCCTGTTGAAATTGAGGTTGAGATTGCTGAAGGGACGATGAAAGTGGAGGATGACAGCATTGAAACCCTTGAAGAAGTAGCTTCTGCAGAGCAATCCATAAAGTACATACAGACAACAGGTACATCAGATGAATCTGCTTTGGCTCTTTTGGCAGATATCACCAGCAAGTATCgtcagggagagagaaaatgccAGATGCAAGAAGAAGGTGATAGTGCAACTGACCCCTCGTGCAAACAGGTAGAAGGTATTGAAATTGTGGAACTTCAGCTGTCACACATGAACAATTTATTCCACTGTGAGAAATGTAACCGttcatttaaattgttttaCCATTTTAAGGAACACATGAAAACACACTCTACTGAGAATTACAAATGTGACATATGCAATAAAAGATACCTACGAGAGAGTGCTTTGAAACAGCACCTCACCTGTTACCACCTTGATGAAGGTGGTGCCAGCAAGAAGCAAAGACCTGGCAAGAAAATACATGTATGCCAGTACTGTGACAAGCAGTTTGACCATTTTGGGCATTTTAAAGAGCACCTTCGGAAGCACACAG GTGAAAAACCCTTTGAATGTCCAAACTGCCATGAACGTTTTGCTCGGAATAGCACACTGAAATGTCACCTGACAGCCTGTCAGTCTGGAGCTGGTGctaaaaagggaagaaagaagctGTATGAATGTCAG GTTTGTAACAGCGTATTTAACAGCTGGGATCAGTTCAAAGACCACTTGGTAATTCACACTGGTGACAAACCCAACCACTGTACCTTATGTGATCTGTGGTTTATGCAAGGCAGTGAGCTGAGAAGGCATCTCAAAGAAATGCACAATATTTCAGAACTATTAGTGACAGAAGAGGTTCTTCCAGTGGAAGCTATGGAAGCTGAACCAGTAACGTCAATGACTATAATAGAACAAGTTGAGCAAGTCCATGTCCTACCAGTAATTCAGGTACAAGTGGATCCTGCACAGGTAACTGTGGAGCAGATGCACCAGGATCTCATACAGGACAATCAAGTAAAAGGCACACAGATGGAGGAACTGCAGGAACAGGTGCAGATTAGTTACTTGGAAGTTGAACACATTCAGACTGAACAAGGTGCTGAAGTTCATGTGGAGCAGTTACATGTCGAGCATGTAAATCAAATACAGATGGAAGAAGTACAAGCAGAACTTATAGATGGAACAGACCTTGAACAAGTAGAATATCGAAGTGTTGAtcaaggagaagcagaagaaaaggatcATAATGAAGCAGATGATGCAGATAAGGAACATCATGAGCAAGCTGAAGACTTAGAAACACAACAATTAGTGGATACACAAAATGCAAAAGTGGATGAGTAG
- the ZNF131 gene encoding zinc finger protein 131 isoform X3 → MEAEETMECIQEFPEHYKVILDRLNEQREQDQFTDITLIVDGHHFKAHKAVLAACSQFFHKFFQDFTQEPLVEIEGVSNMAFRHLIEFTYTAKLMVQGEEEANDVWKAAEYLQMLEAIKALEIRNKENSSPLESNEAQGKNKPKKRKIAETSNVITETLPSAESEPVEIEVEIAEGTMKVEDDSIETLEEVASAEQSIKYIQTTGTSDESALALLADITSKYRQGERKCQMQEEGDSATDPSCKQVEGIEIVELQLSHMNNLFHCEKCNRSFKLFYHFKEHMKTHSTENYKCDICNKRYLRESALKQHLTCYHLDEGGASKKQRPGKKIHVCQYCDKQFDHFGHFKEHLRKHTGEKPFECPNCHERFARNSTLKCHLTACQSGAGAKKGRKKLYECQVCNSVFNSWDQFKDHLVIHTGDKPNHCTLCDLWFMQGSELRRHLKEMHNISELLVTEEVLPVEAMEAEPVTSMTIIEQVEQVHVLPVIQVQVDPAQVTVEQMHQDLIQDNQVKGTQMEELQEQVQISYLEVEHIQTEQGAEVHVEQLHVEHVNQIQMEEVQAELIDGTDLEQVEYRSVDQGEAEEKDHNEADDADKEHHEQAEDLETQQLVDTQNAKVDE, encoded by the exons ATGGAAGCTGAGGAAACGATGGAATGTATCCAGGAATTCCCTGAGCACTATAAAGTTATTTTGGATAGGCTGAATGAACAACGTGAGCAGGACCAGTTTACAGATATCACTCTGATCGTCGATG GTCACCATTTTAAAGCTCATAAGGCAGTTCTTGCTGCCTGTAGCCAGTTCTTCCACAAATTCTTCCAAGATTTCACTCAGGAGCCTTTGGTGGAGATTGAAG GTGTAAGTAACATGGCATTTCGTCACCTAATTGAGTTCACCTATACAGCAAAGCTAATGGTACAAGGTGAGGAAGAAGCAAATGATGTTTGGAAAGCTGCAGAGTATCTACAGATGCTGGAAGCAATCAAAGCACTTGAAATCAG gaacaaagaaaattcaTCACCCTTAGAATCAAATGAAGCACAAGGTAAAAATAAACCGAAAAAGAGGAAGATTGCTGAAACCTCTAATGTTATCACAGAAACACTGCCATCTGCAGAATCAGAGCCTGTTGAAATTGAGGTTGAGATTGCTGAAGGGACGATGAAAGTGGAGGATGACAGCATTGAAACCCTTGAAGAAGTAGCTTCTGCAGAGCAATCCATAAAGTACATACAGACAACAGGTACATCAGATGAATCTGCTTTGGCTCTTTTGGCAGATATCACCAGCAAGTATCgtcagggagagagaaaatgccAGATGCAAGAAGAAGGTGATAGTGCAACTGACCCCTCGTGCAAACAGGTAGAAGGTATTGAAATTGTGGAACTTCAGCTGTCACACATGAACAATTTATTCCACTGTGAGAAATGTAACCGttcatttaaattgttttaCCATTTTAAGGAACACATGAAAACACACTCTACTGAGAATTACAAATGTGACATATGCAATAAAAGATACCTACGAGAGAGTGCTTTGAAACAGCACCTCACCTGTTACCACCTTGATGAAGGTGGTGCCAGCAAGAAGCAAAGACCTGGCAAGAAAATACATGTATGCCAGTACTGTGACAAGCAGTTTGACCATTTTGGGCATTTTAAAGAGCACCTTCGGAAGCACACAG GTGAAAAACCCTTTGAATGTCCAAACTGCCATGAACGTTTTGCTCGGAATAGCACACTGAAATGTCACCTGACAGCCTGTCAGTCTGGAGCTGGTGctaaaaagggaagaaagaagctGTATGAATGTCAG GTTTGTAACAGCGTATTTAACAGCTGGGATCAGTTCAAAGACCACTTGGTAATTCACACTGGTGACAAACCCAACCACTGTACCTTATGTGATCTGTGGTTTATGCAAGGCAGTGAGCTGAGAAGGCATCTCAAAGAAATGCACAATATTTCAGAACTATTAGTGACAGAAGAGGTTCTTCCAGTGGAAGCTATGGAAGCTGAACCAGTAACGTCAATGACTATAATAGAACAAGTTGAGCAAGTCCATGTCCTACCAGTAATTCAGGTACAAGTGGATCCTGCACAGGTAACTGTGGAGCAGATGCACCAGGATCTCATACAGGACAATCAAGTAAAAGGCACACAGATGGAGGAACTGCAGGAACAGGTGCAGATTAGTTACTTGGAAGTTGAACACATTCAGACTGAACAAGGTGCTGAAGTTCATGTGGAGCAGTTACATGTCGAGCATGTAAATCAAATACAGATGGAAGAAGTACAAGCAGAACTTATAGATGGAACAGACCTTGAACAAGTAGAATATCGAAGTGTTGAtcaaggagaagcagaagaaaaggatcATAATGAAGCAGATGATGCAGATAAGGAACATCATGAGCAAGCTGAAGACTTAGAAACACAACAATTAGTGGATACACAAAATGCAAAAGTGGATGAGTAG